The stretch of DNA AAGCTTTGCCTGCCTACTGTTAGTGCTACTTTGTAGAGAGAACCTTCTTCTTCTATAGTAGTAATTTTTAAGTCTGTTGGATCCTGTACTAAATTATTACTAAGAATAAATTCTCTAGCCTTTTCTTTTGCAGTTTCCAGGTCTTGTTGCGAAGCTTTTTCTGAATGTAGAAAAGGGATATTTGAAAAGCCTTGGGTGTAGACAGCACCACCTAGTGCTAAGAGAAGAATAAGTATTAGAATAAAATAAACTTTATGTTCTGACATAGTGTAAACCTAATGTATCATAGAGTGTTTTATTGTCAAGACTGGTGATAATAAGAATTGCGCTTTTTACTAGTGCTATGGTAAAATCATATGTGTAGCAAGGGTACTAAGTAGTTTTTGTGGTGGCCGTAGCTCAATGGTAGAGCGCCTACCTGTGGAGTAGGTCGTTGCCGGTTCAAATCCGGTCGGTCACCCCAGAACTTGTGATCGTTGTCCCGATCGCATCGGGATTGGTCACCCCAGAACTTGTGATTATTGGGACAAAGTGAGTCTAGAGCTAGGAGTGTTGCTTATAAGTCTTATACGAAGGTTGGCTTTAGCTGATCTGCGCCCGTAGCTCAACTGGATAGAGCGTGTGGCTTCGGACCACAAGGTTGGGGGTTCGACTCCTCCCGGGCGCACCACGTAAAGCTCGCTATGCTCGCTACATGGCAAGCCAGGCCGAGGTGGCGGAACTATGAACCACACAGGGTTCATGGCAAGTTGCTTCGCAAAAGCTCCAAATGTGTGTAGCTTGAAACTCTATTGTTGAGCCGAGGTGGCGGAACTGGCAGACGCGCAGTCTTGAGGGGGCTGTGGGCGTAGCCCGTGCGGGTTCGAATCCCGCCCTCGGCACCATCTCGACATCCGAAGTTGCCAAGAGCAACTTTAGTCGGGACGCCCCGCTGGAAACGAGCGGTAGTGAGTTTTGGATAGCGGGGCAAAAACTGATTACTGTATACTGTTTAACTGAATATGGAGGGGTGTACCGAACGGCAAGGTAGCGCCCTGCTAAGGCGTCGCCCTTAACGGGCTTGCGGGTTCGAATCCCGCCCCCTCCGCCATTATCTTGCTGTAGCTTATTCGCAAAAAAATGCTTTAGTATTAAGCCGCAGTGCTGGAACTGGCAGACAGGCAGTGCTCAGAACGCTGTGAGTTTTATACTCGTGGGAGTTCAAATCTCCCCTGCGGCACCAACCAGAAATAAGTGAGCGCCCGTAGCTCAGCTGGCCAGAGCACCGGCCTCTTAAGCCGGGTGTCGGAGGTTCGAATCCTCCCGGGCGCACCACGTAAAGCTCGCTACGCTCGCCACGTGGCAAGCTGCAGAAGCAAGAGCCTGTAGCTCAGCTGGTTTAGAGCGCTTGGTTTACATCCAAGAGGTCATAGGTTCGAATCCTATCAGGCTCACCAGACTTTCAACTTGGGGCTTAGAGGTTCTTTACCCCAAACCCCACGTGGTTTTGGGACGAATCCTCTACCACCCACCATCCTCCTTCGCCAAGGCTTTGGAGGGTATAAACATTTTTAAGTTTGACCAATTGAGAAAAGAGTATAAGGGGCACTTCTTAGCCCTAGTGAGGGGTTGTAATACAAACAGATTCTTGCTAGCTGTTAATAAATTATTGTAAACTATTGCCAAGGCAAGGTAGCCAAGTTGGTCACGGCGCCTGTCTGAAAAACAGGTGATGCCGGTTCGATTCCGGCCCTTGCCACCACGCTCAGCGTGGTTGAGGCGCGCTAAGCGCGCCCACCACCATAAAATTTTAGTGAGACCATGCGCTTAGATTTTATTAGTGTCCCGACTTGTCGGGATAGAGCGAGTTTAGTAGAAGGGTGCGACCCGTGAGCTTTATGCGAAGGGTTGCTATTATTGAGTCCCGATAAAGTATCGGGACTAGATTTAAATAAGCGGGAGTCACGCTCAGCGTGACTTACCCGCGCTTAGCGCGGGAGTAGCTCAGTTGGTAGAGCGTTTGCTTGCCATGCAAAAGGTCGCGGGTTCGAATCCCGTCTCCCGCTCCATACCATAAGACAGATAAGGAGCGTAAAAATTATAAATTTAACATCCCTTCTTTCTTCTGTATTTATTTTTGTGCTAAATTGTGAATAATGAAATTTTTGATTTTTACTATTTCTGTGATAGTCACATTTATCCTTTTTTTTAATTTAGGTTACCTTTTTCTTTCTAAGTTTAAGTCTGGGAATGACACAGCAATTTTAAGGGTAGGAAATGCTACCTTTGAGGTAGAGATTGCAGATAATCCGTTGCTAACTGCCAAGGGGCTGTCTGGTCGTGACGTATTGTCGGAAGGTCATGGTATGTTGTTTGTTTTTTCACATCCCCGCCACTATCCTTTTTGGATGAAAGCTATGAAATTTCCCTTGGACTTTATTTGGATTCGTAATAAAACAGTTGTGGGTATTGACCCTAATGTGCCGGTTCGTTACGGTGTTTCAAGTTTTAAGACAGTTATTCCGAGAGAGCCTGTGGATATGGTCTTGGAAATAAATGCAGGAGAGGCAAAAAAAGTAGGGATTCAAAAAGGAGATGAAATCAAATTGCGACAAAAATAAAAAAGAAGAAGCCCAGATAGGGACTTCTTCTTAGGTTTAGTCCAAGTTTTTATATTACTTTACCTCAATCTTTTTTGGTTTAACTTCTTCAGCCTTTGGAACTCGTACTGTTACCATTCCATCTTTTACTTCAGCCTCAGCATTGTCCCACTCACCACGGGATGGTAGTGCAGCCTGATAATAGTAAGACCTCTTGGACCTTCTTGCGTGGTACTCTTTTCCTTCCTCTTCTTCCTCTGTTTTTTCCTCCTTCTCCGCTTTAATCCTTATTACACCCTCTTCAATTGTTATGTCAATGTTTTCTTTTTCAATTCCCGGTACCGGAGCTTCTA from Patescibacteria group bacterium encodes:
- a CDS encoding DUF192 domain-containing protein → MKFLIFTISVIVTFILFFNLGYLFLSKFKSGNDTAILRVGNATFEVEIADNPLLTAKGLSGRDVLSEGHGMLFVFSHPRHYPFWMKAMKFPLDFIWIRNKTVVGIDPNVPVRYGVSSFKTVIPREPVDMVLEINAGEAKKVGIQKGDEIKLRQK
- a CDS encoding Hsp20/alpha crystallin family protein — protein: MAIVRRRPTLSWPWFFEDWELPETIEQQNMDIYETEDAVVVEAPVPGIEKENIDITIEEGVIRIKAEKEEKTEEEEEGKEYHARRSKRSYYYQAALPSRGEWDNAEAEVKDGMVTVRVPKAEEVKPKKIEVK